The Alphaproteobacteria bacterium genome contains a region encoding:
- a CDS encoding YiaA/YiaB family inner membrane protein, giving the protein MSTQTQTAGSGHSAAWITFTYASFFASVAMVGFGILFAPIDIWIKAYFAMGAALLIQSCITMTKTLRDVHESGKLVNRIEDARAERLLMGIERTAA; this is encoded by the coding sequence ATGAGCACCCAAACGCAGACCGCCGGCAGCGGCCACTCGGCAGCCTGGATCACCTTCACCTACGCGTCGTTCTTCGCCTCGGTGGCGATGGTCGGATTCGGCATCCTGTTCGCGCCGATCGACATCTGGATCAAAGCCTACTTCGCGATGGGCGCCGCCCTTTTGATCCAGTCGTGCATCACCATGACCAAGACGCTGCGCGACGTGCACGAGTCCGGCAAACTCGTGAACCGCATCGAGGACGCCCGCGCCGAGCGGCTCCTGATGGGGATCGAGCGCACCGCCGCGTAA
- a CDS encoding (2Fe-2S)-binding protein: MVNLSVNGQQRSFDGDPSMPLMWFLRDELGLTGTKFGCGVALCGACTVHMNGEAVRACGVPMSDVGGKSVVTIEGLDPKGEHPVQVAWRNLGVPQCGYCQAGQIMSAAALLKAKPAPSDKDITDAMSGNLCRCGCYQRIHAAVRAAAKGA; the protein is encoded by the coding sequence ATGGTCAACCTCAGTGTGAATGGGCAGCAGCGGTCATTCGACGGCGACCCGTCGATGCCGCTGATGTGGTTTCTGCGCGATGAACTCGGCCTGACCGGCACGAAGTTCGGATGCGGTGTTGCGCTCTGCGGCGCGTGCACCGTGCACATGAACGGCGAAGCGGTTCGCGCCTGCGGCGTCCCGATGTCGGACGTCGGCGGCAAGTCCGTCGTCACCATCGAAGGCCTCGACCCGAAGGGCGAGCACCCGGTGCAGGTTGCGTGGCGCAATCTCGGCGTCCCGCAATGCGGTTATTGCCAGGCCGGGCAGATCATGTCCGCCGCGGCTCTCCTCAAGGCCAAGCCCGCTCCGAGCGACAAGGACATCACCGATGCGATGTCCGGCAATCTGTGCCGCTGCGGCTGCTATCAGCGTATCCATGCGGCCGTCCGCGCCGCCGCGAAGGGAGCGTGA
- a CDS encoding PspA/IM30 family protein, with amino-acid sequence MLKTIVTLLRGAAFRAEEEFADRSALLILDQQIRDSAAGIERAKRALAIAIAQDEAEGKRLETTLSRIADLEERALAALNGSREELANEAAEAIAVMEADRDSIREARATFAREIAGLKATVRKSSQRLSELERGRRIAQAAESVRRLKAGSGFATPSGSTALADAEATLRRLREKQAEDAAATNAYEALDNEPNPAAIADRLEAAGFGKRTRSTAASVLERLKAKAGTPAPAA; translated from the coding sequence ATGCTCAAGACCATTGTGACGCTCCTCCGCGGCGCGGCGTTCCGCGCCGAGGAGGAATTCGCCGACCGCAGCGCACTGCTGATCCTCGACCAGCAGATCCGCGACTCGGCGGCGGGGATTGAACGGGCCAAACGCGCGCTGGCGATCGCCATCGCGCAGGACGAGGCGGAGGGAAAGCGCCTGGAGACGACGCTCTCCCGCATCGCCGATCTCGAGGAGCGCGCGCTCGCGGCGCTCAACGGCTCCCGCGAGGAGCTAGCCAACGAGGCCGCCGAAGCCATCGCCGTGATGGAAGCGGATCGCGATTCGATCCGCGAAGCGCGCGCAACCTTCGCACGGGAAATCGCCGGCCTGAAGGCGACCGTGCGCAAGTCGAGCCAGCGGCTTTCCGAGCTCGAACGTGGCCGGCGCATCGCGCAGGCCGCCGAGTCGGTGCGCCGGCTCAAAGCTGGCTCCGGATTTGCCACGCCGAGCGGCAGCACCGCGCTTGCGGATGCGGAGGCGACGCTGCGCCGCCTGCGCGAGAAGCAGGCCGAGGATGCGGCCGCGACGAACGCCTACGAGGCGCTCGATAACGAGCCGAACCCTGCAGCCATCGCGGACCGCCTCGAGGCGGCGGGCTTCGGCAAGCGAACACGCTCGACCGCCGCGAGCGTGCTCGAGCGCCTGAAAGCGAAGGCCGGCACCCCGGCGCCGGCCGCCTGA
- a CDS encoding Gfo/Idh/MocA family oxidoreductase, translated as MRFAAIGLDHRHIYDLAEGLIDAGATCAGYWPQTTDPRVLEGMRKRFPDIAEVADRDALMRDPSIDAIVSAAVPVDRAAIAIEAIRNGKDVLVDKPGVIAREALDEVQRAVNETGRIFSICFSERLINPCAEVAGKLVADGAIGRVIQTVGLGPHRFNRAIRPAWFFDPKLAGGILADIACHQIEQFLFYTGSETAEIVHSAIGKFGTEDFPDFQDFGEIVLRSDRACGYMRLDWFTPDGLPTWGDGRFTILGTEGYIELRKNIDIEGRAGTDHLFMANHAGTRYIDCSKERVSYFKRFIADVRDRTESAMTQSHVFTVCELALEAQARATKAFGAA; from the coding sequence ATGCGCTTCGCCGCGATCGGTCTCGATCACCGTCACATCTACGATCTCGCCGAAGGCCTCATCGATGCTGGCGCGACCTGCGCGGGCTACTGGCCGCAGACGACCGACCCGCGCGTGCTCGAAGGCATGCGCAAGCGCTTCCCCGACATTGCGGAGGTCGCGGATCGCGACGCGCTGATGCGCGATCCGTCGATCGACGCGATTGTCAGCGCCGCAGTGCCGGTCGACCGCGCGGCGATCGCGATCGAGGCGATACGCAACGGCAAGGACGTGCTGGTCGACAAGCCGGGCGTGATCGCCCGTGAAGCGCTCGACGAAGTGCAGCGCGCGGTCAACGAGACCGGGCGCATCTTCTCGATCTGCTTCTCGGAGCGGCTGATCAATCCTTGCGCAGAAGTCGCCGGCAAGCTGGTCGCGGACGGCGCGATCGGCCGCGTGATCCAGACAGTGGGCCTGGGTCCGCATCGCTTCAATCGCGCGATTAGGCCCGCGTGGTTCTTCGACCCGAAACTCGCAGGCGGCATCCTTGCCGACATCGCATGCCACCAGATCGAGCAGTTTTTGTTCTACACGGGGTCGGAGACGGCGGAGATCGTGCACAGCGCGATCGGCAAGTTCGGCACGGAGGATTTTCCGGACTTCCAGGACTTCGGCGAGATCGTGCTGCGCAGCGATCGCGCCTGCGGCTACATGCGGCTCGACTGGTTCACGCCCGATGGGCTGCCGACCTGGGGCGACGGGCGCTTCACCATTCTGGGCACCGAAGGGTACATCGAGCTGCGCAAGAACATCGACATCGAAGGGCGCGCCGGGACCGACCACCTGTTCATGGCGAACCACGCGGGCACGCGCTACATCGACTGCAGCAAGGAACGGGTGAGCTACTTCAAGCGCTTCATCGCCGACGTGCGCGACCGCACCGAGAGTGCGATGACTCAGAGCCACGTGTTCACGGTGTGCGAACTCGCGCTCGAGGCTCAGGCGCGCGCCACAAAGGCTTTCGGCGCCGCCTAG
- a CDS encoding tautomerase family protein translates to MPFVRIDLARGKPLEYRKAIGEIVYQAMRDVIDVPENDKFQIITEHAPGELNLAESFFGNHYSGDVILIQITMSFGRTVEKKQAFYKRIADDLHAKLKVRRDDVVINLVEVARENWSFGGGIAQYVT, encoded by the coding sequence ATGCCGTTCGTTCGAATCGATCTCGCTCGGGGCAAGCCGCTCGAGTACCGCAAGGCGATCGGCGAAATCGTCTATCAGGCAATGCGCGACGTCATCGACGTGCCGGAGAACGACAAGTTTCAGATCATCACGGAACACGCGCCGGGCGAACTCAATCTGGCCGAGAGCTTTTTCGGCAATCACTACAGCGGCGATGTCATCCTGATCCAGATCACGATGTCGTTCGGGCGAACGGTCGAAAAGAAGCAGGCATTCTACAAGCGCATCGCGGATGACCTGCATGCGAAGTTGAAGGTGCGCCGCGATGACGTGGTGATCAACCTCGTCGAGGTCGCGAGGGAAAACTGGTCCTTCGGCGGTGGCATAGCGCAGTACGTGACGTGA
- a CDS encoding extracellular solute-binding protein yields the protein MRKVKTTRRTVLAGLSGAALVGATGRGLAQSPVVLNIIDVAGQLQLTQEAIERFRNQNPNLVSRITFSRAPSPELPAKLKAMQAAGRVDIDLVLTGPGALSDGVEQGLWTELLPAHADALPKPEAIYLEGALRMHEQMGRGQGVAVVYSPSGPILQYAPERAGKPPKTAAELLDWTRQKPNKFFYARPVNSGPGWTFLMGLPYILKDKDPKDPMQGWDKTWEYLKELGKNIDYYPGGTAATMKEFGEGARDMIVSTMGWDINPRVLGVVPKACEITTLEGFTWVVDTQFMCIPKGVPKEKVAILLQLMSFVLKPEQQALTYDKGYFYPGPAVKDVPLTMAPKESQDIIKEFGRPEYDKLIAEHPLEVHLTPQRLVAAFRRWDQEIGAQKSK from the coding sequence ATGCGCAAGGTGAAGACGACGCGGAGAACCGTGCTGGCCGGGTTGTCCGGCGCCGCGCTGGTCGGGGCGACGGGACGAGGCCTCGCCCAGAGCCCGGTCGTGCTCAACATCATCGATGTCGCCGGCCAGCTGCAGCTCACGCAGGAGGCGATCGAGCGCTTCCGCAACCAGAACCCGAACCTCGTTTCGCGCATCACCTTCTCGCGCGCGCCTTCGCCGGAGCTTCCCGCCAAGCTGAAGGCGATGCAGGCCGCCGGCCGCGTCGACATCGACCTCGTGCTGACCGGCCCGGGTGCGCTGTCGGACGGCGTCGAGCAGGGCCTTTGGACCGAGCTTTTGCCGGCGCATGCGGACGCGCTCCCGAAGCCCGAGGCGATCTACCTCGAGGGCGCGCTGCGCATGCACGAGCAGATGGGTCGCGGCCAGGGCGTGGCGGTCGTGTACTCGCCATCGGGCCCAATCCTGCAATACGCGCCCGAGCGCGCCGGCAAGCCGCCGAAGACGGCTGCTGAGTTGCTCGACTGGACGAGACAGAAGCCAAACAAGTTCTTCTATGCGCGCCCGGTCAATTCCGGTCCCGGCTGGACCTTCCTGATGGGCCTTCCCTACATCCTCAAGGACAAGGACCCGAAGGACCCGATGCAGGGCTGGGACAAGACGTGGGAGTATTTGAAAGAGCTCGGCAAGAACATCGACTACTACCCGGGCGGCACCGCGGCGACCATGAAGGAATTCGGCGAAGGCGCGCGCGACATGATTGTCTCCACCATGGGCTGGGACATCAACCCGCGCGTGCTCGGCGTCGTGCCGAAGGCCTGCGAGATCACCACGCTCGAAGGCTTCACCTGGGTGGTCGACACCCAGTTCATGTGCATCCCGAAGGGCGTGCCGAAGGAAAAGGTGGCGATCCTGCTCCAGCTCATGAGCTTCGTGTTGAAGCCCGAGCAGCAGGCGCTGACCTACGACAAGGGCTATTTCTATCCGGGTCCCGCCGTGAAGGACGTCCCGCTCACGATGGCGCCGAAGGAGAGCCAGGACATCATCAAGGAATTCGGCCGGCCCGAATACGACAAGCTCATCGCGGAGCATCCGCTCGAGGTACACCTGACGCCGCAGCGACTCGTCGCAGCGTTCCGGCGCTGGGACCAGGAGATCGGCGCGCAGAAGTCGAAGTAG
- a CDS encoding acyl-[ACP]--phospholipid O-acyltransferase — MSDRLMTSRRFAPLFWCQFFSAFNDNFLKNALVFLILFAPGVENREALITLTAAVFIGPFFFLSSLGGQLADRFDKAIMARNVKLVEIAVAGLGVVGFWLHSIPIMFVTLFLFGVIATLFGPIKYGILPDHLKKEELPAGNALVEGGTFMAILFGTIVGGLAAKEGNHPGWFGAMIMVFAVLCWSSSLLILRTGQGAPNLTIDPNIARSTGSLLKDLWTDKRLRWGSLTTSWFWLAGAVALSLMPPLVTKVLGATEEVVTAYLAVFSISIAIGSLLAAWIAHGRIVLFPTLLGAALLGLFALDLGVSTYGVLHTGAPANLGEVFTSWKGIHIAIDLAGLAIAGGLYIVPAFAAVQSWAGADKRARAIAAVNVLNAAFIVGGTLVVAALQAFGATLPQLFLLLGVANFVTLVIVARTMPANGLRDFLTTMLRAMYRMEVKGVENLDPDKAGPNPIIALNHVSFLDAAVALSLMDKEPVFAIDYNIAQRWWVKPFLKLTRAMPLDPSKPMATRTLINAVKAGEPLVIFPEGRITVTGSLMKVYDGVGLIADKSGAMVVPVKIDGLEATPFSRLSRAQVHRRWFPKVTITVLPPVKLAVAEELKGRHRRQAAGAALYEIMSDLLFRTTSTDRTVFQAVVDAAEVHGWKRVAVEDPLTGSLSYKRMLVGARVLGRKLMPLSPEGKALGVMLPNANGAVVTILSVMSAGRVPAMINFTAGAANILAACKAAEVTTIVTSRAFVEKGKLDAVVAQLAQSVTVIYLEDVRATVTTSDKLRGLLAYEKPLVARMPDHPAAILFTSGSEGTPKGVVLSHRNMLANCAQAAARIDFGRQDKLFNVLPVFHSFGLTAGTILPLVSGVPIYLYPSPLHYRTVPELIYGVNATIVFGTDTFLAGYARAAHPYDFRSLRYIVAGAEPVRESTRRTYMEKFGLRILEGYGVTETAPVLALNTPMFNKFGTVGRLMPGMEPRLEAVPGVDEGGRLYVRGPNVMLGYLKADNPGVIEPPPEGWHDTGDIVTIDAQGFVAIKGRAKRFAKIGGEMISLAAVESLAAQLWPDILSAVATAPDPRKGERLVLVTQKKGATRSEFQQFAKSKGASDLMVPAEVVYLEKLPVLGTGKIDMVGVAKLVKERAASMPAQAAEAVA, encoded by the coding sequence ATGTCCGACCGCTTGATGACGTCGCGGCGCTTCGCGCCCCTGTTCTGGTGCCAGTTCTTCTCGGCGTTCAACGACAACTTCCTGAAGAACGCGCTCGTGTTCCTGATTCTGTTTGCCCCGGGGGTGGAGAACCGCGAGGCGCTGATCACGCTCACCGCCGCGGTGTTCATTGGGCCGTTCTTCTTCCTCTCCAGTCTCGGCGGGCAGCTCGCCGACCGCTTCGACAAGGCGATCATGGCGCGGAACGTGAAGCTCGTGGAAATCGCCGTTGCGGGCCTCGGCGTCGTCGGGTTCTGGCTGCACTCGATCCCGATCATGTTCGTCACGCTGTTCCTGTTCGGCGTCATCGCGACGCTGTTCGGGCCGATCAAGTATGGAATTCTGCCCGACCATCTGAAGAAGGAAGAGCTTCCCGCCGGTAATGCGCTGGTCGAGGGCGGGACCTTCATGGCGATCCTGTTCGGCACCATCGTCGGCGGCCTCGCCGCCAAGGAAGGCAATCATCCGGGCTGGTTCGGCGCGATGATCATGGTGTTCGCGGTGCTCTGCTGGAGTTCGAGCCTGCTCATCCTGCGCACCGGACAAGGCGCGCCAAATCTCACCATCGATCCGAACATCGCGCGCTCGACCGGCTCGCTCCTGAAGGATCTCTGGACCGACAAGCGGCTGCGGTGGGGCAGCCTGACCACCAGCTGGTTCTGGCTCGCCGGCGCCGTCGCGCTCTCGCTGATGCCGCCGCTGGTCACGAAAGTGCTTGGCGCGACCGAGGAGGTCGTCACCGCGTATCTCGCGGTCTTCTCGATCTCGATCGCGATCGGTTCGCTGCTCGCGGCCTGGATCGCGCATGGCCGCATCGTGTTGTTCCCCACACTGCTCGGGGCGGCGCTGCTCGGCCTCTTCGCGCTCGATCTCGGCGTCTCTACCTACGGCGTGCTGCACACTGGCGCCCCGGCGAACCTCGGCGAGGTATTCACCTCGTGGAAAGGTATCCACATCGCGATCGACCTCGCGGGGCTGGCGATCGCAGGCGGCCTTTACATCGTGCCGGCATTCGCGGCGGTGCAGTCCTGGGCGGGCGCCGACAAGCGCGCCCGCGCGATCGCCGCCGTCAATGTGCTCAACGCGGCGTTCATCGTTGGGGGCACGTTGGTGGTCGCTGCGCTGCAGGCGTTCGGCGCGACGCTGCCGCAACTGTTCCTGCTGCTCGGCGTCGCCAACTTCGTCACGCTGGTGATCGTCGCCCGCACCATGCCGGCGAACGGCCTGCGCGACTTCCTCACCACCATGCTGCGCGCGATGTATCGCATGGAGGTCAAGGGCGTCGAGAACCTCGATCCCGACAAGGCCGGTCCCAATCCGATCATCGCGCTCAACCACGTGAGCTTCCTCGATGCCGCGGTTGCGCTCTCGCTGATGGACAAGGAGCCGGTGTTCGCAATCGATTACAACATCGCGCAGCGCTGGTGGGTGAAGCCGTTCCTCAAGCTCACGCGCGCGATGCCGCTCGATCCCAGCAAGCCGATGGCGACGCGCACGTTGATCAATGCCGTCAAGGCAGGCGAGCCGCTGGTGATCTTCCCCGAAGGGCGCATCACCGTGACCGGCTCGCTGATGAAGGTCTATGACGGCGTCGGCCTGATCGCCGACAAGTCCGGCGCGATGGTCGTACCGGTGAAGATCGACGGCCTCGAGGCGACGCCGTTCTCACGGCTGTCGCGCGCTCAGGTGCACCGTCGCTGGTTCCCGAAAGTAACGATCACGGTACTGCCGCCGGTGAAGCTCGCGGTTGCCGAGGAGCTGAAGGGCCGCCACCGCCGCCAGGCCGCAGGCGCGGCGCTCTACGAGATCATGTCCGATCTCTTGTTCCGCACCACATCGACCGACCGCACGGTATTTCAGGCCGTGGTCGACGCGGCCGAAGTGCATGGCTGGAAGCGCGTCGCGGTCGAAGACCCGTTGACCGGCTCGCTGTCCTACAAGCGCATGCTGGTCGGCGCACGCGTGCTCGGCCGCAAGCTGATGCCGCTTAGCCCCGAGGGCAAGGCGCTCGGCGTGATGCTGCCGAACGCGAACGGCGCCGTGGTGACGATCCTTAGCGTGATGTCGGCGGGCCGCGTGCCCGCGATGATCAACTTCACGGCCGGCGCCGCGAACATCCTCGCCGCCTGCAAGGCCGCGGAGGTGACCACCATCGTCACCTCGCGCGCCTTCGTCGAGAAGGGCAAGCTCGATGCCGTCGTGGCGCAGCTCGCGCAGTCAGTGACCGTCATCTATCTCGAAGACGTGCGCGCCACCGTGACCACGTCCGACAAGCTGCGCGGCCTGCTCGCCTATGAGAAGCCTCTGGTCGCCCGCATGCCGGACCATCCGGCCGCGATCCTGTTCACGTCCGGCTCGGAGGGCACGCCGAAGGGCGTGGTGCTCTCCCACCGCAACATGCTGGCGAACTGCGCACAGGCCGCAGCGCGCATCGACTTCGGCCGGCAGGACAAGCTGTTCAACGTGCTGCCGGTGTTTCATTCATTCGGGCTGACCGCCGGGACGATCCTGCCGCTCGTCTCGGGCGTGCCGATCTATCTCTATCCCTCGCCCCTGCACTACCGCACCGTGCCGGAGCTGATCTACGGCGTGAACGCCACGATCGTGTTCGGCACCGACACGTTCCTCGCCGGATACGCGCGCGCCGCGCATCCGTATGACTTCCGCTCGCTGCGCTACATCGTGGCGGGCGCCGAGCCCGTACGGGAATCGACGCGCCGCACCTACATGGAAAAATTCGGGCTGCGCATCCTCGAAGGCTACGGCGTCACCGAGACCGCGCCGGTGCTCGCGCTCAATACGCCGATGTTCAACAAGTTCGGCACGGTCGGGCGGCTGATGCCCGGAATGGAGCCAAGGCTGGAGGCGGTGCCCGGCGTCGACGAAGGCGGGCGGCTCTACGTGCGCGGGCCGAACGTGATGCTCGGCTACCTCAAGGCCGACAATCCGGGCGTGATCGAGCCGCCGCCGGAAGGCTGGCATGACACCGGCGATATCGTGACCATCGACGCGCAGGGCTTCGTCGCCATCAAGGGACGCGCAAAGCGCTTCGCCAAGATCGGCGGCGAGATGATCTCGCTTGCGGCGGTCGAGTCGCTGGCGGCGCAGCTCTGGCCGGATATCCTCTCCGCGGTCGCAACCGCGCCCGACCCGCGCAAGGGCGAGCGCCTCGTGCTGGTCACGCAGAAGAAGGGCGCGACGCGCAGCGAGTTCCAGCAGTTCGCCAAATCGAAGGGCGCATCGGACCTGATGGTGCCGGCCGAGGTGGTTTATCTGGAGAAGCTGCCCGTGCTCGGCACCGGCAAGATCGACATGGTCGGCGTCGCGAAGCTGGTGAAAGAGCGCGCCGCAAGCATGCCGGCACAGGCCGCGGAGGCGGTGGCGTAG
- a CDS encoding L,D-transpeptidase gives MMLRSALSLTVLGILYGAAQAQPYPPSYYPPPGMQAYPPARPPAPTMADDDDDDLPPHLRAAPGNYPPPPGGYQFPNDQRAAVPPGGIQREALPAPGGAAAPSYGPPPAVVYGNRGPEPYPQAYPPAYAPPAYGAGPGGHGQPESYGAAPPYPPAQAAVPQQYGAPQAYGAPPPYGAPPAYQDQAGPMPLGPGARPPADVAGRDAGGAGRPNTVAMLPPEEQPDQGRPELPPQFKRQLVTYQTNEPAGTIIIDTANTYLYLVLGSGQAMRYGVGVGREGFTWAGAERISRMKEWPDWYPPAEMIERQPYLPRMMAGGETNPLGARALYLGKTIYRIHGTNQPSTIGKYVSSGCIRLTNDDIQDLYSRVQVGTRVVVLPGAPPATASNTPPPQQQPVQQR, from the coding sequence ATGATGCTGCGTTCGGCTCTTAGCCTGACGGTGCTGGGGATTCTGTACGGCGCCGCGCAGGCCCAGCCCTATCCGCCGTCCTATTACCCGCCTCCCGGCATGCAGGCCTACCCGCCGGCCCGTCCGCCCGCCCCGACCATGGCGGACGACGACGATGACGACCTGCCACCGCATCTCCGTGCCGCCCCGGGCAATTATCCCCCGCCCCCCGGCGGCTATCAGTTCCCGAACGATCAGCGCGCCGCGGTTCCACCCGGCGGAATCCAGCGCGAGGCCTTGCCGGCGCCGGGTGGCGCTGCGGCGCCGTCCTACGGCCCGCCACCGGCTGTCGTTTATGGCAACCGCGGACCCGAGCCCTATCCACAGGCTTATCCACCGGCCTATGCGCCTCCGGCTTACGGAGCGGGCCCGGGCGGCCATGGCCAACCGGAAAGCTACGGCGCCGCGCCTCCCTATCCGCCCGCGCAGGCAGCCGTGCCGCAGCAGTATGGCGCTCCTCAGGCTTATGGCGCACCGCCTCCCTATGGCGCGCCGCCGGCTTATCAGGATCAGGCGGGACCGATGCCGCTCGGTCCGGGCGCGCGCCCGCCGGCCGACGTTGCCGGCCGCGATGCCGGCGGAGCCGGACGGCCGAACACGGTCGCGATGCTCCCGCCCGAGGAGCAGCCGGACCAAGGCAGGCCGGAACTTCCTCCGCAGTTCAAGCGCCAGCTCGTGACCTACCAGACCAACGAGCCGGCCGGCACCATCATCATCGATACCGCCAACACGTATCTCTATCTCGTGCTCGGCAGCGGACAGGCGATGCGTTACGGCGTCGGCGTCGGCCGCGAAGGCTTCACCTGGGCCGGCGCCGAGCGCATTTCGCGCATGAAGGAATGGCCAGACTGGTATCCGCCGGCGGAGATGATCGAGCGCCAGCCTTATCTGCCGCGCATGATGGCGGGCGGCGAAACCAATCCGCTCGGCGCGCGCGCGCTCTATCTCGGCAAGACGATCTACCGCATCCACGGCACCAACCAGCCCAGTACGATCGGGAAGTACGTGTCGTCGGGCTGCATCCGCCTCACCAACGACGACATCCAGGATCTCTACAGCCGCGTGCAGGTCGGCACGCGCGTGGTGGTGCTGCCGGGCGCGCCACCGGCGACCGCGTCGAATACGCCACCGCCGCAGCAGCAACCGGTGCAGCAGCGGTAA
- a CDS encoding WHG domain-containing protein — protein sequence MVSEPKAVARRRKLRDALIQEAERTIEKEGLRGMKARELAYKVGCAVGAIYNVFTDLDDLIFAVNALTLEQLETTLTVAGEKTTDPQASAIRTLAHLALAYTDYAAANRRRWRALFDHRLAEDQAVPAWYQAQLARLFVYIEEPLRSLAPAMDPKERMQLARSLFSAVHGIVLIGLEEKLQSIPLSAVRAQVTFMVEAFAKGLAHK from the coding sequence ATGGTTTCTGAGCCAAAAGCCGTTGCGAGACGGCGCAAACTACGCGACGCGCTGATCCAGGAGGCCGAGCGCACGATCGAAAAGGAAGGCCTGCGCGGCATGAAGGCGCGCGAGCTGGCCTATAAGGTCGGCTGTGCGGTCGGCGCGATCTACAATGTGTTCACCGACCTCGACGACCTGATCTTCGCGGTGAATGCGCTCACCCTCGAGCAGCTCGAGACGACGCTCACGGTGGCCGGCGAGAAGACCACCGACCCGCAGGCGAGCGCGATCAGGACGCTCGCCCATTTGGCGCTCGCCTATACGGATTACGCGGCGGCCAACCGGCGGCGCTGGCGCGCGCTGTTCGACCACCGCCTCGCCGAGGATCAGGCCGTCCCGGCCTGGTACCAGGCGCAGCTCGCGCGCCTGTTCGTCTACATCGAGGAGCCGCTGCGCTCGCTTGCGCCCGCCATGGATCCGAAAGAGCGCATGCAGCTTGCGCGCTCGCTGTTCTCAGCGGTGCATGGCATCGTGCTGATCGGGCTGGAGGAGAAGCTCCAATCGATCCCGCTCTCGGCCGTGCGCGCGCAGGTGACGTTCATGGTCGAGGCGTTCGCGAAGGGGCTGGCGCACAAATGA